In Flavobacterium cerinum, one genomic interval encodes:
- a CDS encoding LptF/LptG family permease → MKILDRYILKSFLITFATVFVILFFIFILQGIWLFIAELAGKDLDAWLVFQFLLFYSPKMIPLVLPLSILLASIMTFGSFAENYEFAAMKSSGISLKRAMKSLNIFIIVLSFVSFFFANNVIPKAEYNFVNLRKEIFHTKPAMAIAEGLFNKIGNFSIKVDKKSGEKGEQLQGVTMHEKSNLGTGNKSVIKAKRGVLINEENSNILKLDLIDGYYYEDIMPKNYEDRKKEPFAKAAFKKYRVNIDLTVLNPVDENDKITNTNTMLTFNELNYTIDSLETNLKKDKISFAENIIQGTDYALKHKYRPMGGDPNKTKDLLSLLNPELKYKVLEIAKNNVTSLNFSIDNNSTDLLEKQKNINVHWIVLHEKFVVAFSCLLMFFIGAPLGAIIRKGGLGLPIVFAVLIFIIYHFINTFGKKVAQENGIPPFLGTWMSSIVLTPLAIFLTYRATNDIGVMINFDWITAPFQKLSEKLFKNNNN, encoded by the coding sequence GTGAAAATATTAGACCGTTACATTCTTAAAAGCTTTCTGATTACATTTGCTACGGTATTTGTAATCCTTTTTTTTATATTCATTTTGCAGGGAATATGGCTCTTTATTGCCGAATTAGCCGGTAAAGATCTCGATGCCTGGCTGGTATTCCAGTTCCTTTTGTTCTATTCTCCTAAAATGATTCCGTTGGTATTACCGCTGTCTATTTTATTAGCTTCGATTATGACTTTCGGTAGCTTTGCCGAGAATTACGAGTTTGCCGCCATGAAATCGTCCGGGATATCCCTGAAACGAGCCATGAAAAGCCTTAATATTTTTATTATCGTTTTAAGTTTCGTATCCTTCTTTTTTGCGAATAATGTTATTCCGAAAGCCGAATATAACTTCGTTAACCTCCGAAAAGAAATTTTCCATACCAAACCTGCAATGGCAATCGCCGAGGGGCTTTTTAATAAAATCGGTAATTTTTCCATTAAAGTAGACAAAAAATCCGGTGAAAAAGGCGAACAGCTTCAAGGTGTAACGATGCACGAAAAATCCAATTTGGGAACCGGAAACAAATCGGTTATTAAAGCCAAAAGAGGCGTTTTGATCAACGAAGAAAACTCAAACATCTTAAAATTAGATCTGATTGACGGCTATTACTACGAGGATATTATGCCGAAAAACTACGAGGATCGTAAAAAAGAACCTTTCGCTAAAGCCGCTTTTAAAAAATACCGCGTGAATATTGATCTTACAGTATTAAATCCGGTAGACGAAAACGATAAGATTACGAATACCAACACGATGCTTACTTTCAATGAATTGAATTATACGATCGATTCACTTGAAACCAATCTGAAAAAAGATAAAATTTCCTTTGCCGAGAACATCATACAGGGAACCGATTATGCCCTGAAACATAAATACCGTCCTATGGGCGGTGATCCGAACAAAACAAAAGACCTCCTTTCCTTACTGAATCCGGAATTAAAATATAAGGTTTTGGAAATTGCTAAAAACAATGTAACCAGCCTTAATTTTTCCATAGATAACAACAGTACCGACTTATTGGAAAAACAAAAAAACATTAACGTACACTGGATTGTGCTTCACGAAAAATTTGTTGTGGCCTTTTCTTGTCTGCTAATGTTCTTTATCGGTGCGCCACTGGGTGCCATTATCCGAAAAGGCGGATTGGGATTACCGATCGTTTTTGCTGTACTGATCTTTATTATTTACCACTTTATCAACACTTTCGGTAAAAAAGTAGCACAGGAAAACGGTATTCCTCCCTTTTTAGGTACCTGGATGTCATCCATAGTATTAACCCCGTTGGCTATATTCCTAACCTATAGAGCCACAAACGACATTGGTGTCATGATCAATTTTGATTGGATCACGGCTCCGTTCCAAAAACTTTCAGAAAAACTTTTCAAAAATAATAACAACTAA
- the ribB gene encoding 3,4-dihydroxy-2-butanone-4-phosphate synthase → MATNTNIQLNTIEEAIEDIRQGKIIIVVDDEDRENEGDFIAAAEKVTPEMINFMATHGRGLICAPLTEARCKELELNLMVTNNTVLHETQFTVSVDLKGHGCTTGISVHDRAKTILSLVDDNTKPEDLGRPGHIFPLRAKQGGVLRRTGHTEAAIDLARLAGLKPAGILVEILNEDGSMARLPQLVDVAKKFDLKIVSIEALVAYRMQHDSLIQKKEDFEIETRFGTFRLRAYLQITNKQVHIALTKGSWSSGEPILTRINSTHVNNDILGTLTNDADKRLDDMFRRINEEGRGAILFINQEIQSLDMLNRLSELKNLQAQGINKAPQIKIDTKDFGIGAQMLHDLDICKIRLLSNSEQTKRVGMIGYGLEITEYVGF, encoded by the coding sequence ATGGCAACTAACACAAACATACAACTCAACACTATAGAAGAAGCTATTGAAGATATCCGTCAAGGCAAAATTATTATTGTTGTTGATGACGAAGATCGCGAAAATGAAGGTGATTTTATCGCAGCTGCTGAAAAAGTAACTCCAGAGATGATCAATTTCATGGCCACACACGGTCGCGGTCTGATTTGCGCTCCTTTAACAGAAGCCCGATGTAAAGAATTGGAATTAAACCTAATGGTAACGAACAATACGGTACTTCACGAAACCCAGTTTACCGTATCTGTTGACTTAAAAGGACATGGTTGTACAACCGGTATTTCGGTACACGACAGAGCCAAAACAATCCTTTCGTTAGTCGATGACAATACAAAACCGGAAGATTTAGGTCGACCGGGGCATATTTTCCCTTTACGTGCGAAACAAGGCGGTGTATTACGTCGTACCGGACATACTGAAGCCGCTATCGATTTAGCGCGTCTGGCAGGCTTAAAACCAGCCGGAATTTTGGTAGAAATTTTAAATGAAGACGGTTCGATGGCTCGCCTTCCGCAATTGGTTGATGTCGCTAAAAAATTCGACCTTAAAATTGTATCGATTGAAGCTTTAGTGGCTTATCGTATGCAACATGACAGTCTGATTCAGAAAAAAGAGGATTTTGAAATTGAAACGCGTTTCGGAACTTTCCGTTTACGTGCTTATTTACAGATTACCAACAAGCAAGTACATATTGCTTTGACTAAAGGTAGCTGGAGTTCCGGAGAACCTATTCTAACCCGTATCAATTCAACACATGTCAATAATGATATTTTAGGAACGCTTACAAATGATGCTGATAAACGTCTGGATGATATGTTCCGTCGTATTAACGAAGAAGGTCGTGGTGCGATATTGTTTATCAATCAGGAAATTCAGTCATTGGATATGCTTAATCGTTTATCGGAATTAAAAAATTTACAGGCTCAGGGGATTAACAAAGCACCGCAAATCAAAATTGACACAAAAGATTTTGGTATCGGGGCTCAGATGTTACACGATTTGGACATTTGTAAAATCCGTTTATTATCTAATTCGGAGCAGACAAAGCGTGTCGGAATGATCGGATATGGCCTTGAAATTACAGAATATGTAGGATTTTAA
- a CDS encoding alpha/beta hydrolase yields MKNSFFKGITLSALAALMFNTTPTVAQQKTPAAQDPNISKDIRAFLKVLNSGNGKPLEQMTPEEARLVLVGAQNSVTYDYSDIEETEKTITQDGLTVKLHIVKPKGAKNGLPVFMFFHGGGWVLGDYPTHRRLVRDLVVNSGAVAVFPDYTPAPDARFPIAINQAYAATKWTAAHGKEIGVDGTRLAVAGNSVGGNMAAVVALMAKDKKGPKLVQQVLLWPVTDADFSRSSYTKFAQERFLTTPLMKWMWDNYLPKKEDRKNKYASPLQASLDELQGLPPALVQVAENDILYDEGVAYARKLDQAGVPTTITEYKGFIHDYGLLNPIAHIPAIQVSIQQAAVVLHNALFAN; encoded by the coding sequence ATGAAAAATTCATTCTTTAAAGGTATAACCTTATCAGCACTCGCAGCATTGATGTTTAACACTACACCAACAGTTGCACAGCAGAAAACACCAGCTGCACAAGACCCAAACATATCAAAAGATATTCGTGCATTTTTAAAAGTTTTAAACAGTGGTAATGGAAAACCACTAGAACAAATGACACCAGAAGAGGCCAGACTCGTTTTGGTAGGGGCTCAAAATTCTGTAACTTACGATTACTCCGATATCGAAGAAACTGAAAAAACAATTACTCAGGACGGTTTAACCGTGAAGCTTCATATTGTGAAACCTAAAGGAGCTAAAAACGGATTACCTGTTTTTATGTTTTTCCACGGCGGTGGCTGGGTTTTGGGAGATTATCCAACCCACAGAAGGTTAGTTAGAGATTTGGTTGTAAATAGCGGCGCTGTTGCAGTCTTCCCGGATTATACACCTGCTCCCGACGCTCGTTTTCCTATAGCAATTAATCAAGCGTATGCTGCTACAAAATGGACTGCTGCACATGGAAAAGAAATTGGGGTAGATGGCACTAGATTAGCCGTTGCTGGCAATAGTGTTGGTGGTAATATGGCAGCTGTGGTGGCACTGATGGCAAAAGACAAAAAAGGACCTAAATTAGTACAGCAAGTACTTTTATGGCCGGTAACGGATGCCGATTTCAGCCGTTCATCATATACTAAATTTGCTCAGGAAAGATTTCTTACAACACCATTGATGAAATGGATGTGGGATAATTATTTACCTAAAAAAGAAGACCGTAAAAACAAATATGCGTCTCCTTTACAAGCTTCACTAGACGAATTACAAGGTCTGCCGCCAGCATTGGTACAAGTAGCCGAGAATGATATTTTATATGATGAGGGTGTCGCATATGCACGAAAATTAGATCAGGCAGGTGTTCCAACTACCATTACCGAGTACAAAGGCTTTATCCATGATTACGGATTGTTGAATCCAATCGCCCATATTCCAGCGATTCAAGTTTCAATACAACAAGCAGCTGTAGTTTTACATAACGCATTGTTTGCAAACTAA
- a CDS encoding helix-turn-helix domain-containing protein, which produces MDRPAVFFVNSNQFLTIVKASNTPAHFIYYNRDFYCVQIHDAEVACDGLLFNNIFEIPKVAFDELEMVNVQQLFSQIKEEIELKDSSSEELIRVYLKQLILKATREWKKQNLENDQIMLQSTDHDFFRNFSRLVEIHFREKHAVADYADLMSLAPKTLSHKFKKLNLENPNEIIKNRIILETKRLLYYTDLSIKEIAYQLGYDDPGYFNRMFTQKLGNTPAHFRKEFKKQ; this is translated from the coding sequence TTGGATAGACCGGCTGTATTTTTTGTAAACAGCAATCAGTTCCTTACTATCGTTAAAGCCTCAAATACTCCTGCTCACTTCATCTATTATAACAGGGATTTTTATTGTGTTCAGATTCATGATGCTGAAGTTGCGTGCGATGGATTATTATTCAATAATATTTTTGAAATCCCTAAAGTAGCTTTTGATGAATTGGAAATGGTTAACGTACAGCAACTATTTTCCCAAATAAAAGAAGAGATCGAACTGAAAGATTCTTCTTCAGAAGAACTGATCCGCGTCTACTTAAAACAGTTAATTTTGAAGGCAACAAGAGAATGGAAAAAACAGAATCTCGAAAATGATCAGATAATGCTTCAGTCCACTGACCATGATTTTTTCAGAAATTTCAGCCGTCTGGTTGAAATTCACTTTCGTGAAAAACATGCTGTTGCCGATTATGCAGACCTAATGAGTCTGGCCCCTAAAACATTATCCCATAAATTTAAAAAATTGAATCTGGAGAATCCAAACGAAATAATCAAAAACAGGATTATACTCGAAACAAAACGACTGCTTTATTATACCGATTTAAGCATAAAGGAAATTGCGTATCAGCTGGGATATGACGATCCGGGTTATTTCAACAGAATGTTTACTCAAAAGCTTGGAAACACACCTGCACATTTTAGAAAAGAATTCAAAAAACAATAA
- a CDS encoding nuclear transport factor 2 family protein yields MEQKHPLPPFTFESALQKIQFAEDAWNSQDPVKISKAYTIDSEWRNRDKFVNGRDEIVAFLADKWTKELQYKLKKEYWSHTDNRIAVRFEYEYSDLEGNWFRAYGNENWEFDENGLMARRYASINDLAIKEEDRKFK; encoded by the coding sequence ATGGAACAGAAACATCCACTACCACCGTTTACATTTGAATCAGCATTGCAGAAAATCCAGTTTGCAGAAGACGCATGGAATTCACAAGACCCTGTAAAAATTTCTAAAGCCTACACCATCGACAGCGAATGGCGAAATAGAGATAAGTTTGTAAACGGGAGAGATGAAATTGTAGCATTTCTCGCTGATAAATGGACAAAGGAGCTGCAATACAAGCTTAAAAAAGAATATTGGTCACATACTGACAACCGTATCGCAGTTAGATTTGAATATGAGTATAGTGACCTGGAGGGGAACTGGTTCAGGGCATATGGAAATGAAAACTGGGAATTTGATGAGAATGGTTTGATGGCCAGAAGATATGCTAGCATCAATGATTTAGCAATCAAAGAAGAAGACCGAAAGTTTAAATAA
- a CDS encoding TetR/AcrR family transcriptional regulator — MIAPKERIMDVTFVLFANQGYNSTGINQIISEANVAKASFYQHFKSKEDLCVAFLNARHAYWFSELNDFISDKKDVKSKVLATFDYLVYRNEKENFRGCSFLNILSEIPGDNLKILTVIQDHKKDLRKFFSDFIEDEVLSDHIYMLFESSIIESQMFKSNELIERSKMIITSLIS, encoded by the coding sequence ATGATAGCTCCAAAAGAAAGAATTATGGATGTAACCTTTGTCCTCTTTGCCAATCAAGGTTACAATTCAACAGGTATTAATCAGATTATTTCTGAAGCAAATGTTGCTAAGGCAAGTTTTTATCAGCATTTTAAATCCAAAGAGGATTTATGTGTTGCCTTCTTAAATGCTAGACATGCTTATTGGTTCAGTGAGCTTAATGATTTTATAAGCGATAAAAAAGATGTGAAATCAAAGGTTCTGGCGACATTTGATTACTTAGTTTATAGGAACGAAAAGGAAAATTTCAGAGGCTGCAGTTTCTTGAATATTTTATCTGAAATTCCGGGCGATAATTTAAAAATACTGACTGTAATTCAGGACCATAAGAAAGACCTCCGGAAATTTTTTTCAGATTTTATAGAGGATGAGGTTTTATCAGACCACATATATATGCTGTTTGAAAGCTCCATAATCGAAAGTCAGATGTTCAAGTCCAATGAGTTGATAGAACGATCCAAAATGATTATTACAAGTTTAATTTCATAA